In the Salvia splendens isolate huo1 chromosome 16, SspV2, whole genome shotgun sequence genome, GAAGTATGTTGAAGGGCCTCCAGTTGAGAGTTACAAAGAGATCTTGGTCAAAATGATTCGAGAACGTGGAGCGGAGTTTGATTCATATGATCCAGTTAAAGGGGAACTGAAATTTAGGGTTAAACTCTTTTAGCtagacatcactcttattctgattttacttcactcttgtttacaaaacacgtcactcttattctgattttacttcactcttgtttacaaaacacgtcactcttattctgattttacttcactcttgtttacaaaacacgtcactcttattctgattttacttcactcttgtttacaaaacacgtcactcttattctgattttacttcactcttgtttacaaaacacatcactcttattctgattttacttcactcttgtttacaaaacacatcactgttattctgattttacttcactcttgtttacaaaacacgtcactcttattctgattttacttcactcttgtttacaaaacacgtcactcttattcttattttacttcactcttgtttacaaaacacgtcactcttattctgattttacttcactcttgtttacaaaacacgtcactcttattctgattttacttcactcttgtttacaaaacacatcactcttattctgattttacttcactcttgtttacaaaacacatcactcttattctgattttacttcactcttgtttacaaaacacatcactcttattctgattttacttcactcttgtttacaaaacacatcactcttattctgattttacttcactcttgtttacaaaacacatcactattattctaaCAAAATACATTACTATTACTGTTGTTAAGTGAATTGGAAATTAAAACTCATGATTTCCTCGGTGATAGTTGGATAAGTGAACTGGaaattagtagtagtacaaCTGATTAAATTAGTAGTATTTCCTCCGGCGGCTTCAGATACCGCCTGCTCCTCCGTCGGCAACGACCTCACCACCCATAAAAACCTCTCTCGCTCCTCTACAGCCCCACCGCCACCTCCCTCAACGAGAAGAAGAGAGtagagaagagaagaaaatagaaGAGCGGGAGAAATGATTTTCAGGAATGAGCGACTAATTAGAGTTTAACCCTAATTTTATTTGTGCAAtaaccattatacccccgccttgttattatgAAGTAAATTAGTGATaggggaactaatttctcctttaaattcaaaaattacatgtattaataatagcccttgattttcttgatcttgtggctatgatttgttctctagttatttggttaaggggtgtttgccatagatcactaccctatatatatatatagggaagaTTTGCAAACTATATATtagcattaatttttttaactcaCCGGATCAAAGTAAAATACATAATGTATATATTTGAGTCACAAATTTGGCTTCACTAGGTGGCTCCCCTTTGCAAATAAATACCGCCGTCTATCTCCTCATCTCCGTCCATATATTCATTtcataaatctctctctctctctctctctctctaaaaatgaGATTAAGCTGCAACGGGTGCCGAGTCCTCCGCAAAGGCTGCAGCGAAGATTGCATCCTCAGACCTTGCCTCTACTGGCTCAACTCACCCCAATCCCAATCCAACGCCACCTTCTTCCTCGCCAAATTCTACGGCCGCGCCGGCCTCCTCAACCTCCTCGCCGCCGCCCCACCCCCTACCCGCCCCGGTACGTCCACTAACTAATTTTACACATTAATAGATACTAGTACATCCCACGGGTGTAACACTAGTTActtaattttacatttttggTCAACAGATATTTTCAAGTCACTCCTCTACGAAGCCTGCGGACGGATCATCAACCCAATCCACGGCTCCGTCGGCCTGATGAGCTCCGGCGAGTGGCCTCGCTGCCACGCCGCCGTCAATGCTGTCCTCGGCGGCGCCCAGCTCATCTCGACCCTCTGCGACATCCGCCACGTCTCCAAAGGCTCAGCCGGGACCCGATGCCGCCGCAGACGATCTGCCTCGCTGGCTGACTCGGCTGCGGCCGAGTATGTTAgcgaggcggaggcggaggcgaagTTCACCATCACGGGGTGGGACGATAGCAAAGAATTGGTGATTGGTGAGGAATTTAGAAGGGGTCCGAGCCATGACTCGTTCTCGGTTGAAACGGTCGAGACGAGTTTGATGCTGTTTGATAAAGGAACGGTTCCGGAAACTGGACTCAGTGAGGTGGAGCTCGAGTTGAGTTTGGGAATTAATCCACTGCTGCAGACCTACTTATCTACAGTCATTGACATTTCTGATAGCGAATGAGTTAGATTCCATTAATAAACCTATCTAGTATTTTTAGATCATAGTTGCTATTTCGGAATTTCAGTTATTTCTTACTCCTATCATAGTGATTGAAGTTGTTATTTAGAAATTTGAGTCTATGTGTATACTACTACATTTCAATGTGACTGCTTTGATAAAGAAGTGATATTTATTACTGCATGGATTAGTATTTAGTAATCTTCATTCATATAAATTGTGATGTGagatatttaatattttgatgatACCGTGTCTAGATATATAGCCAATATTAAATCTGTCTGGTAAAAAAGAAGGAAAGGAGATGAGGTACTTCCTATATATTTAGTGACTTGAATCTGCCTGAATCTGATGATTATGTATTGATTcttggagtattaattaaagcTAGCAtaagttgaaaaaattaaagcattaacatttttttaaatgtagaAATTAAAGGAAAGGATCTCCGTTGCGACATGTGTTAATATCAATAATCACGATCTTTGAGATACTCCCCCGGATCCACTGTAGTggattcatttttccattttgatacGTTACATAATAGTGGAatcaattttccttttttagtaaaagtcaacacatttcttctaacttattttactctaacttattttattctctctgcaTCACtcaacattttttatttacttaactcacttaacacaaattttcttaaatcgcaTGCTGAAAATAATTGTCTCGAACACGGAAGGAATAATTAAATACTAGCAAATCGGTCTATACTAATTCTTGATTAAATTCTAAAgccatttaaaaaaaagaaatcctaCAAATATCGAAAAGTTGCCCTTTTGCTCGTTCTAAAATAGAATGGTCTTTAAACGTTGTTCGCTCGTCgcataattaagtaattaaaaaCATACGTATGACTTCATTAAGATTTGacagatttatttaattattactttGTTCGACATTATTGAAGCAAACTTGTTACTTCCCCACCCAACTTGACATGATCACCAATTAAACGACCTTCAAGAttcaaacttttctttcattaattaattttagatGACAACATCAACCACGAAAAATTTCCAAACCAATTTAGATTCATTTTTCCTTCTGAACAGTCAGAAAACTTTATATTTAATGTAGTGAAAGGAAACCGAGATTCCAGTTTTAATTAtgttaaattatatattgaatccGGATTCAAACCTTtcaatgtgtgtttgtgtgtgagggCACAGTTAATGCCTTAACATGAGCGGGACGCCACATATTcgtaattaattaaaaacttaaaataatGGTTGAGTCGTTGTCTTAGACATGGCATGTTCACATAATTATTGTACGGCTTTGATTGTATTGAATTGAATATATTAATCTGGCAGTCCATGATCCTTTTCTTCACCAGAGCAGTTAGATATTGATTCATATATGCAACAATGCTTCACTAATCAGCTAACATTCTATAAGTATAGTGGTTGTTGTGTCAATTTCCATATTTTAGATGTTGGAAAAACAATGCTTAACTCTTTGTTACGAACTCGATGTCTCACATCGATTATAAGAACAACTAGTGTGAGATTTATAGACTAAATGAATTCTCTTATAGTAGACTGGTGTTTTCTCCAACTTAGGTATGTAAAACTCTTTCAGAATAAAATCAACATATTCTACGTATACTCGaagtttattttttcaaatacaAGTAACTATTTACTAGTAACAAAATATAGGTCTAGCCTTGTAAGTAATTATAGGAATTGTCAagtttacaaataaatgaaagcTTCTTTGGAACAATCTTATTTAGAACAATCTTATTTTTACTGATtagtattattaattattattcgtGCTGCCTATAATTAATCTTGAGTTTTCTTTATTAGGACTAATTTTGATGCTGTGACACTTTTATGTGGGGTCTATGGAAACGCTGGAAAGAAGCCGCAGCGGATCTCtgccaataaataatgataaaatttgAACTCCTAAAACTGAATTGATTCCTGCTCATAAACTTCCATTCActtaatttattataatattttattacctTAATTAATCATTAAGGCGTGGCAGTTCAATGAATTTGTACAATAGTTTCATTTATTAGTGCTATAAATATATGTTGCGAGAGAACGTATAGTACGTCTCTTTTTTTCAACTGAAACAagaatatagtaataaaattgaGTAAATAAAAAGTGGCGGGAACCACTTTCATTATCAATAGGTGTTTGATTATTTATAAATGACCCACTTCCACTTGGGTGGTTGTGGTTTTATAGGGCTTAGTTACATCAAATGGAAGCTACAATCATAATAACTATAGTATAAAACATTACATCACTCAACcccttaattatttaatcttttCTTTTTGTACTTGGAAGTTTATGAACGCTTAATTATCTATAGTTGTCAGAAAAATGCATCGTTTTCCCTTCTCCACATGGGACTGAAAGGCATCTTTGATCACCTAGAAATAGAACTCAATAACtatattaacaaaatacataTTATTAATGATTAGAAAGATACCTTAAGTTG is a window encoding:
- the LOC121771257 gene encoding LOB domain-containing protein 41-like, with the translated sequence MRLSCNGCRVLRKGCSEDCILRPCLYWLNSPQSQSNATFFLAKFYGRAGLLNLLAAAPPPTRPDIFKSLLYEACGRIINPIHGSVGLMSSGEWPRCHAAVNAVLGGAQLISTLCDIRHVSKGSAGTRCRRRRSASLADSAAAEYVSEAEAEAKFTITGWDDSKELVIGEEFRRGPSHDSFSVETVETSLMLFDKGTVPETGLSEVELELSLGINPLLQTYLSTVIDISDSE